A DNA window from Pyrus communis chromosome 3, drPyrComm1.1, whole genome shotgun sequence contains the following coding sequences:
- the LOC137728796 gene encoding uncharacterized protein — protein sequence MSRICVKNLPKHVKEDRLREFFSAKGEITDAKLMRTKEGKSRQFAFIGFRTEREAQEAMKYYDRSFLDTCRISCEIARKVGDPEIPRPWSRHSKKKEGGGGGGEEKSKKKEERGGGVKSRSLEVKDESGDVKLQEFLEVMQPRVKSKLWANDAVAAPVAEKIGKSKKEGEEKSGAENIGKAKKDSEEKSVPAAMEEVEKGVKKNDKRNVAKDDVVSDMDYFKSRVKTEWSDSESSGSEDNDDDGDEEEEEEEEKESRKVNAKEQIRVHEEIDGEKGPSEDANGQVIDESNPSSTSNDENEEASESGRLFVRNLPFTATEEELEEAFSKFGDAQVHLVIDKETNRSKGFAYVLYKLPECAERALEALDGSIFQGRLLHVMPARQKNPTEKLGADDSASQASKSLKKQREDKRKASEASGDTRAWNSLFMHPDTVVENIARKYGVSKGDLLDREADDLAVRIALGETQVIAETKKSLTNAGINVESLENFASGKTDGVKRSNHVILVKNLPYGSTDGELAKMFGKFGNLEKVVLPQTKTLALVVFLEPADARAAFKGLAYKRYKDGPLYLEWAPGNVLSPSSTTESIEKNSAVVGEHDVKRVMLEQYVGGIADVDADPDRVESRSLYVKNLSFKTSDESLKKHFSGQVKEGKLLSVKVKKHLKNGKNVSMGFGFLEFDSVETATNVCRDLQGTILDGHALILQLCHAKKDEVPKKVDKDISSTKLLVKNVAFEATEKELRQLFSPFGQIKSLRLPMKFGQHRGFAFVEFITKQEAENALKALSSTHLYGRHLVLERAKEGESLEELRARTAAQFADEQNGVSRKRKHLATSDEGKFKFERIE from the exons AT gtCGAGGATTTGCGTCAAGAATTTGCCCAAGCATGTGAAGGAGGACCGGCTCCGGGAGTTCTTCTCGGCGAAAGGAGAGATTACGGACGCGAAGCTGATGCGGACGAAGGAGGGGAAGAGCCGGCAGTTCGCGTTCATCGGGTTCCGGACGGAGAGGGAAGCTCAGGAGGCCATGAAATACTACGACAGGTCGTTTTTAGATACTTGTAGGATTAGCTGTGAGATTGCGAGGAAGGTTGGGGATCCGGAGATTCCGCGGCCGTGGAGCCGGCATTCGAAGAAgaaggaggggggagggggtggaGGCGAGGAGAAGagcaagaagaaggaggagCGCGGTGGTGGAGTGAAAAGCCGGAGTCTTGAGGTGAAAGATGAGAGTGGTGATGTTAAGCTTCAGGAGTTTTTGGAGGTGATGCAGCCGAGGGTTAAGTCGAAATTGTGGGCGAACGATGCAGTGGCGGCTCCTGTGGCTGAGAAAATTGGGAAAAGCAAGAAGGAAGGCGAGGAGAAATCAGGAGCTGAGAACATTGGAAAAGCCAAGAAGGATAGTGAGGAGAAATCAGTTCCGGCGGCTATGGAGGAGGTAGAGAAAGGTGTTAAGAAGAATGATAAACGCAATGTAGCTAAGGACGACGTTGTTTCGGATATGGATTACTTCAAAAGCAGAGTGAAGACTGAATGGTCAGATTCCGAAAGCAGTGGCTCAGAGgataatgatgatgatggtgatgaggaggaggaggaggaggaggagaaagagTCTCGAAAAGTCAATGCAAAGGAGCAAATTAGAGTTCACGAAGAAATAGATGGAGAGAAGGGGCCTTCTGAGGATGCTAATGGCCAAGTAATTGACGAGAGCAATCCGTCATCCACTTCGAATGATGAGAATGAAGAAGCTTCCGAGAGTGGTCGTCTTTTTGTTCGTAATCTGCCATTTACAGCAACTGAGGAGGAGCTGGAAGAGGCTTTTAGCAAATTTGGAGATGCACAGGTCCATCTTGTTATTGATAAAGAGACGAATCGTTCCAAGGGATTCGCTTATGTTCTTTACAAGCTTCCAGAATGTGCAGAAAG GGCATTAGAAGCATTAGATGGTTCAATTTTCCAAGGAAGATTGTTGCATGTTATGCCAGCAAGGCAAAAGAATCCAACTGAGAAGCTAGG GGCTGATGATTCAGCAAGCCAAGCTTCAAAATCTCTTAAGAAACAAAGGGAGGATAAGAGGAAAGCATCTGAAGCTAGTGGTGATACAAGAGCATGGAACAGTTTGTTTATGCACCCTGATACG GTTGTTGAGAACATAGCTCGGAAGTATGGTGTAAGCAAGGGTGATTTGCTTGACCGAGAAGCTGATGATCTTGCTGTACGGATTGCTTTGGGAGAAACTCAAGTGATTGCAGAGACCAAAAAGTCTCTTACAAATGCTGGTATAAATGTGGAATCTTTAGAGAATTTTGCTTCTGGGAAAACTGATGGTGTTAAAAGAAGCAACCATGTTATACTGGTGAAGAACTTGCCTTATGGTTCTACTGATGGTGAACTGGCGAAGATGTTTGGGAAATTTGGGAATTTGGAAAAAGTCGTTCTCCCACAGACGAAGACATTGGCCTTG GTTGTTTTTCTTGAACCTGCTGATGCTCGAGCAGCTTTTAAAGGTTTAGCATACAAGCGCTACAA GGATGGTCCTTTATATTTGGAGTGGGCTCCTGGCAATGTTCTTAGTCCAAGTTCAACAACAGAGAGCATTGAAAAGAACAGTGCTGTTGTTGGTGAGCATGATGTCAAAAGGGTTATGTTAGAGCAGTATGTGGGAGGAATAGCAGATGTGGATGCTGATCCAGATAGAGTTGAG TCACGATCTCTATATGTCAAGAATCTGAGCTTTAAGACATCAGACGAGAGTTTGAAAAAGCATTTTAGTGGACAAGTGAAGGAGGGAAAACTATTAAGTGTCAAG GTAAAGAAACACTTGAAGAATGGGAAGAATGTTTCAATGGGTTTTGGTTTTCTGGAGTTCGATTCTGTGGAGACAGCCACAAATGTTTGCCGGGATTTACAG GGAACTATTTTGGACGGGCATGCTCTTATTTTGCAACTGTGTCATGCCAAGAAAGATGAAGTACCTAAAAAGGTTGACAAGGATATAAGTTCGACAAAATTACTTGTGAAAAATGTAGCTTTTGAGGCCACAGAGAAAGAACTGAGACAGCTATTTAGTCCATTTGGCCAG ATTAAAAGTTTACGGTTGCCAATGAAGTTTGGACAGCATAGAGGATTTGCATTTGTAGAGTTCATCACAAAGCAAGAGGCCGAAAATGCTCTTAAAGCGCTTTCGAGCACCCATTTGTACGGTCGTCATCTG GTTCTGGAGAGAGCAAAGGAAGGTGAGAGCTTGGAAGAACTACGAGCGCGAACAGCTGCTCAGTTCGCAGACGAGCAAAACGGGGTTTCCAGGAAGAGGAAGCACTTGGCCACCTCGGACGAaggcaaattcaaatttgagagaATTGAATGA
- the LOC137730351 gene encoding transcription factor JUNGBRUNNEN 1-like, protein MEVVNQKMMSTCDSNNMIHKDQDANMLPGFRFHPTDEELVRFYLRRKVENKPIRFDLIKQIDIYKYDPWDLPKASGSVGDKEWYFFCRRGQKYKNSIRPNRVTKSGFWKATGIDKPVYSVGDFHSCIGLKKSLVYYRGSAGKGTKTDWMMHEFRLSANSSNDTSDIKNSTQEAEVWTLCRIMKRNNTSSGKYTSNWHKTTLNPKQSVADSSSKTCSSESDTTFGALAAKDQSERSPLVHNDHIYEGNQFFRDQLSLKDEVIDPYSYISFPNSPNEYEMLTSYGNWDELRPMVDCVLNPSFLFSYS, encoded by the exons ATGGAGGTGGTAAATCAGAAGATGATGAGTACTTGTGATTCAAATAACATGATTCATAAGGATCAAGATGCAAATATGCTTCCTGGGTTTCGCTTTCATCCTACTGATGAAGAGCTTGTGAGGTTTTACCTTCGTAGGAAGGTGGAGAACAAACCCATTCGTTTTGACCTAATCAAGCAAATCGATATTTACAAATATGACCCTTGGGATCTTCCAA AAGCTAGCGGTAGTGTTGGGGACAAGGAGTGGTACTTCTTTTGCAGAAGGGGACAGAAATACAAAAATAGCATAAGACCTAATAGGGTGACAAAGTCTGGGTTTTGGAAAGCCACTGGTATTGATAAACCTGTATATTCGGTTGGAGACTTTCACAGCTGCATTGGCTTGAAGAAATCCCTAGTTTACTACAGAGGGAGCGCTGGAAAAGGCACCAAAACCGATTGGATGATGCACGAGTTTCGTCTTTCAGCTAATTCAAGCAATGATACCTCTGACATCAAAAACAGTACTCAAGAAGCT GAAGTTTGGACACTTTGCCGGATTATGAAGCGCAATAATACTTCGAGTGGAAAGTATACATCAAATTGGCATAAGACAACCTTGAATCCCAAACAAAGTGTGGCTGACTCGAGTTCTAAAACATGCAGTTCTGAGTCAGATACAACTTTTGGTGCTTTGGCTGCTAAGGATCAATCTGAGAGGAGTCCTCTTGTCCATAATGATCATATTTATGAAGGGAACCAGTTCTTCCGAGACCAGCTGAGCTTGAAAGACGAAGTAATCGATCCATACTCTTACATAAGCTTTCCGAATAGTCCAAATGAATATGAGATGTTAACATCGTACGGAAACTGGGATGAGCTCAGACCAATGGTCGACTGTGTTCTAAATCCATCATTTCTATTTAGTTATAGCTAG